A genomic window from Candidatus Bathyarchaeota archaeon includes:
- a CDS encoding PAS domain S-box protein, translating into MIDSFLLSILWISLVGLNGLISVRLALMYRKDYDKRKLMFIIGLILTSHAYLASLQGINSSPLMRRVFEWCSLPLVFAFLFSVFNDRFNLDLSKCYKIFLGLVTVTIGLFFIPLPFPSMIILFPGVIFSLILAFTQYTKQFDLSSVTLILSLPIHGVYYMGMYFELPELAIFSAFIGTTFVLLAFEVAKTQTGITSSPLLLQQKLETAQTNFSVLFNLLPDPAVIIDHRGNFLEITDAVTDATGLSREEFIGTNFVNLPIISKKSKARMITNLAKRMIGLTIEPYEIEINRKDGKKLFFELNASKIEYDGKAGNLVLFRDLTDRYNLINSLAEQEERFSDIANNTGDWIWEVDQNGKFVYTNSCVEKIIGYTSEEIIGKRFIDFLLPNYRESSIAFLNEPIKKKESFVFEARCFHKSGQVVVLDTRAVSIFDESGTFVGYRGVIRDVTEKIEMQEKLVKSERLAAVGELATMVAHDLRNPLQSIATAMYCLEKVIPEEKNEKAKKLVATVKDALSYSDKIVRELFAYSSKINLEFTKTKPRELIRKALLTINIPSNVEFVNRTQDKPVVFVDANKIRRICVNIISNALDAMPDGGTLTVSCITVNENLELSFSDTGIGMTPEHIKKLMNPFFTTKAKGMGLGLAISKRIAEAHHGTITVISEIGKGTTFTLVLPIKKPQVTTQSSNDIQQLQQYSG; encoded by the coding sequence ATGATAGATTCTTTTTTGTTATCGATCCTTTGGATATCCCTTGTTGGGTTGAATGGTCTCATATCCGTTAGATTGGCTTTAATGTACCGAAAAGATTACGATAAACGCAAATTAATGTTCATCATTGGTCTTATACTTACTTCACATGCTTACCTCGCTAGCCTACAAGGAATAAACAGTTCCCCGTTGATGAGGCGAGTTTTTGAATGGTGTTCTCTTCCACTTGTTTTTGCTTTTCTTTTCAGTGTCTTCAACGACCGATTTAACCTTGATCTATCAAAATGTTACAAAATCTTTCTAGGACTTGTAACTGTGACAATAGGGCTTTTCTTTATACCTTTGCCTTTTCCTTCAATGATCATCCTTTTTCCTGGGGTTATCTTTTCATTAATTTTGGCTTTCACTCAATATACAAAACAGTTTGACCTTTCTTCTGTTACTCTGATTCTTTCACTTCCAATTCACGGTGTATATTATATGGGAATGTATTTTGAACTGCCTGAATTGGCGATATTTTCTGCATTTATTGGAACGACTTTTGTTCTATTAGCTTTTGAAGTAGCAAAAACTCAAACAGGAATTACTTCATCTCCCCTTTTGTTGCAACAAAAATTAGAAACTGCACAAACCAATTTTTCAGTTCTGTTCAACTTGTTACCTGACCCTGCAGTTATTATTGATCATCGAGGTAATTTTCTTGAAATTACAGATGCTGTAACAGATGCAACTGGGTTGTCTCGTGAAGAGTTTATTGGCACTAATTTTGTTAATCTTCCGATAATATCCAAGAAAAGTAAAGCTCGAATGATTACAAACCTTGCTAAGCGGATGATAGGTTTAACTATTGAACCCTATGAAATTGAAATAAATCGAAAAGATGGAAAAAAACTGTTTTTTGAACTTAACGCCTCTAAAATTGAGTATGACGGCAAAGCTGGTAACTTGGTTTTGTTTCGTGATTTAACTGACAGATATAACTTGATCAATTCCCTTGCTGAACAAGAAGAAAGATTTAGTGACATCGCCAATAATACTGGGGATTGGATTTGGGAAGTTGATCAAAATGGAAAGTTTGTTTACACAAATTCATGTGTTGAAAAAATAATTGGGTACACCTCTGAAGAAATAATTGGGAAACGCTTTATAGATTTTCTTTTGCCCAATTACCGTGAGTCATCAATCGCGTTTTTGAATGAGCCAATAAAGAAGAAGGAAAGTTTTGTTTTTGAAGCACGTTGTTTTCATAAATCTGGGCAGGTTGTTGTTTTGGACACTAGAGCTGTTTCTATTTTTGATGAGTCTGGAACTTTTGTGGGTTACCGTGGTGTAATCAGGGACGTAACTGAAAAAATTGAGATGCAAGAAAAACTGGTAAAGTCTGAACGGTTAGCTGCCGTGGGTGAGTTAGCTACAATGGTTGCTCATGATTTGCGAAATCCTTTACAGAGTATTGCTACTGCGATGTACTGTTTAGAAAAAGTTATTCCAGAAGAAAAAAATGAAAAAGCAAAGAAACTTGTTGCAACTGTTAAAGATGCATTGAGCTATTCCGACAAAATTGTACGGGAACTTTTTGCTTATTCCTCAAAAATTAATCTTGAATTTACCAAAACTAAACCCCGTGAATTAATTAGAAAAGCCCTTTTAACGATTAATATTCCTTCGAACGTTGAATTTGTTAATAGGACCCAAGATAAACCCGTTGTCTTTGTTGATGCTAACAAAATCCGAAGAATATGTGTAAATATCATTTCCAATGCCTTGGACGCTATGCCTGATGGCGGAACTCTAACTGTGTCATGCATAACAGTAAACGAAAACCTAGAACTCAGTTTTTCTGACACCGGAATAGGTATGACCCCTGAGCACATAAAAAAACTCATGAATCCCTTTTTTACCACAAAAGCAAAAGGCATGGGGCTGGGACTTGCAATATCCAAACGAATCGCCGAAGCCCATCATGGCACAATAACCGTCATCAGCGAAATCGGTAAGGGAACAACTTTCACTCTAGTATTGCCCATTAAAAAACCACAAGTAACAACCCAGTCATCAAATGATATCCAACAACTGCAACAATACTCAGGCTAA
- a CDS encoding response regulator has protein sequence MVNGKRILLIDDDENITETLVLALEAEGFTVDSAKTGKDAIVKSFENFYNLAVVDWRLPDIEGTNLLGELKQTTPKMAKIMLTGFPSMDNAIDAVNSKADAFLVKPVHFEKLLETINNLLEQQETDGNYSEEKMTNFIETRVKMLTRKDLKM, from the coding sequence TTGGTGAACGGGAAACGAATACTGTTAATTGACGATGACGAAAACATAACGGAAACTTTAGTGTTAGCTCTTGAAGCTGAAGGCTTTACTGTAGATTCTGCAAAAACTGGAAAAGATGCTATCGTGAAATCTTTTGAAAACTTTTATAATTTGGCTGTTGTTGATTGGCGCTTGCCCGATATTGAAGGAACCAACCTTCTGGGTGAACTAAAACAGACCACCCCTAAGATGGCAAAAATAATGCTTACAGGTTTTCCTTCTATGGATAATGCTATTGATGCGGTAAACAGTAAGGCTGATGCGTTTCTTGTTAAACCAGTACATTTTGAAAAATTGTTAGAGACCATTAACAATCTTTTAGAACAACAAGAAACTGATGGCAATTACAGTGAAGAAAAAATGACCAACTTCATTGAAACCCGCGTAAAAATGTTAACTCGGAAAGATCTGAAAATGTAA
- a CDS encoding YwbE family protein: MQPNQQRIQIKLGMRVNIVLKQHQRTGRLTEGVVKDILTNSSTHPHGIKVRLTDGKVGRVQSILK; this comes from the coding sequence ATGCAGCCTAATCAACAAAGAATCCAAATCAAGCTTGGAATGCGAGTGAACATAGTTTTAAAACAACACCAACGGACTGGTAGATTAACCGAAGGTGTCGTTAAGGACATTCTTACGAACAGTTCAACTCATCCCCACGGAATCAAAGTCCGACTTACTGACGGTAAAGTTGGCAGAGTACAATCGATCCTCAAATAG
- a CDS encoding PQQ-binding-like beta-propeller repeat protein: MKKPNKIQLSAIALTLIFTISTLAILPSAFAQAPGYKETFAFIGGIPNPVGVNQQVLLHIGVPTPIAHPQPGWYDLTVEVTDPSGNTEILGPFDTDTTGGTGVVFTPTQVGTYTLRTHFPEQATEVDYNRIGPAGTIMRESYSEPMELIVQSEPTQHYQGQPLPTEYWSRPIDAQLWSWASVGGQWLHTTNRAQNFNDRIKDDNAMPMAPHILWAKPQEFGGLIGGSGELGVHSYDHGDAYEGKWSPPVIINGVLYYNQFNANGGTNVEQEVVAVDLHTGEEVWRRPLVDSTGAVHRLAFGQIFYWSSYNMHGAFPYLWATQGSTWHAFDAATGRWVYSMENVPSGANLYGPRGEIYRYSINLNSATMSLWNSSRVVSSDGSWLRGNQGTVFDARNGIEWTNDIPTGLGGAVHHVRYGEIAVGALDQRSAVARNPTRFWAFSLEPGNEGDLIFNVEWDLPRENVTTHLTQISVEEDIFVVYLRETREFYGFSLSTGAELWGPTPRQSYLDSYGFASMNDWEFIYDGKLISGNVGGIVYCYDVQTGNPLWTFENDDPYSEILWSNNWPIRKAFISNGILVISHDEHSPIDPLPRGAPTVAVDLETGEQVWSVNIRGTQWGGTPVIGDSIIAAYNTYDNRIYAIGKGPSAVSIEAPLTGVTPGSYVVVRGMLTDISPGTDDYRIAARFPNGVPVVSDADMSEWMQYVYMQFEQPADVNGVPVKIEIVDPNGHYEWIGTATTDVYGNYGYSFRPQVEGQYMIMATFEGSDSYYGSTSITYFAVDPAPTPAAPIEPEEPETPVAPIEPTQPEAPLITTEIAIIIAVAVVAVIGVAAYWMLKRK; this comes from the coding sequence ATGAAAAAACCAAATAAAATACAACTATCAGCTATCGCTTTAACTCTAATATTTACGATTTCTACCCTTGCAATATTGCCCTCTGCATTTGCTCAAGCTCCTGGTTACAAAGAAACTTTCGCATTTATTGGGGGAATTCCTAACCCTGTAGGCGTTAATCAACAAGTACTGCTACATATTGGTGTACCTACCCCAATAGCCCATCCCCAACCCGGATGGTATGACTTGACTGTCGAAGTAACTGATCCAAGCGGCAACACAGAAATTTTAGGTCCTTTTGATACAGACACAACAGGTGGAACGGGAGTAGTATTTACTCCAACTCAAGTTGGAACATATACTTTGCGAACCCATTTCCCTGAACAGGCAACTGAAGTCGACTATAACCGTATTGGTCCTGCTGGAACAATAATGCGCGAAAGCTATAGCGAACCCATGGAATTAATTGTCCAATCCGAACCAACTCAACACTATCAAGGTCAACCCTTGCCGACTGAATATTGGTCTCGTCCAATCGACGCCCAACTTTGGTCATGGGCATCAGTTGGAGGACAATGGTTACACACAACTAACAGGGCACAAAACTTCAACGACCGAATAAAAGACGATAACGCCATGCCAATGGCTCCTCACATTCTCTGGGCTAAACCCCAAGAATTTGGTGGCCTCATTGGAGGCTCTGGCGAACTAGGAGTCCACAGCTACGACCACGGAGATGCATATGAAGGAAAATGGTCACCGCCCGTGATCATCAATGGTGTACTTTACTACAACCAATTCAATGCCAACGGCGGAACAAATGTTGAACAAGAAGTAGTTGCAGTAGACCTTCACACCGGTGAAGAAGTCTGGCGCCGACCTCTTGTAGATTCAACAGGAGCTGTCCACCGTCTCGCATTTGGTCAAATATTCTATTGGTCCTCATACAACATGCACGGAGCATTCCCATACCTATGGGCAACACAAGGCAGCACATGGCACGCATTTGATGCAGCCACAGGCCGCTGGGTGTATTCAATGGAAAATGTTCCTTCTGGCGCTAACCTTTATGGTCCAAGAGGCGAAATCTACCGATACAGCATCAACCTGAATTCTGCAACGATGAGTCTTTGGAACTCCAGCAGAGTTGTTTCAAGTGACGGCAGCTGGCTACGCGGAAACCAAGGAACAGTCTTTGATGCAAGAAACGGAATTGAATGGACTAACGACATTCCAACCGGTTTAGGCGGCGCAGTTCACCACGTTCGATATGGCGAAATTGCTGTCGGTGCACTGGACCAGCGCTCTGCAGTAGCACGCAACCCTACTCGTTTCTGGGCTTTCAGTCTAGAACCTGGAAATGAAGGAGACCTAATCTTCAATGTAGAATGGGATCTCCCCCGAGAAAACGTAACCACTCATTTGACTCAAATAAGTGTTGAAGAAGACATTTTCGTAGTTTACTTGCGAGAAACACGAGAATTCTATGGTTTTAGCCTAAGCACAGGCGCAGAACTATGGGGTCCAACTCCAAGACAAAGCTACCTAGACAGCTATGGATTCGCTTCAATGAACGACTGGGAATTCATCTATGACGGCAAACTAATCTCCGGAAACGTCGGAGGAATCGTTTACTGTTATGATGTCCAAACAGGTAACCCACTGTGGACTTTTGAAAACGATGATCCTTACTCAGAAATTCTATGGAGTAACAACTGGCCTATTCGTAAAGCCTTCATCTCTAATGGCATACTGGTAATCAGCCACGATGAACACTCCCCAATTGATCCTCTGCCACGGGGTGCACCAACTGTTGCTGTTGACCTAGAGACAGGTGAACAAGTCTGGTCGGTAAACATTCGTGGAACACAATGGGGTGGAACTCCAGTTATTGGAGACAGCATAATCGCAGCATACAACACATACGACAACAGAATCTACGCAATCGGCAAAGGACCATCTGCAGTAAGCATTGAAGCACCCTTGACCGGTGTAACACCTGGATCATATGTGGTAGTTCGCGGTATGCTAACTGACATATCTCCAGGAACAGATGACTACCGGATAGCTGCACGATTCCCTAATGGTGTACCTGTGGTGTCTGATGCAGATATGAGCGAATGGATGCAATACGTGTACATGCAATTTGAACAACCAGCTGACGTAAATGGTGTTCCAGTGAAAATTGAAATCGTTGACCCTAATGGTCATTACGAATGGATTGGAACTGCAACAACTGATGTTTACGGCAACTACGGTTATTCATTTAGGCCCCAAGTTGAAGGTCAATACATGATCATGGCTACTTTCGAAGGCTCTGACTCTTACTATGGCTCAACATCAATAACATACTTCGCTGTAGATCCAGCTCCTACACCTGCTGCACCTATTGAACCTGAAGAACCTGAAACCCCTGTAGCACCTATTGAACCAACCCAACCAGAAGCACCATTGATCACCACTGAAATTGCAATCATCATAGCAGTTGCCGTTGTCGCAGTAATCGGCGTAGCCGCATACTGGATGCTAAAACGCAAATAA
- a CDS encoding Lrp/AsnC family transcriptional regulator — MLKDSHKKFTEIAKKCNVSTSNIKKRYNRLKKSGIIKNATVIVNAKKLGYQGHLSLYVNVKFNEEKKFMDYVKQIRGVTTYHVELNENYNVHVLMPVKSMDEIEARKQQIKNHPTVISLKANLWTQIELFPENLSKLG; from the coding sequence TTGCTAAAGGATTCACATAAAAAGTTTACAGAAATTGCAAAAAAATGTAACGTGTCAACATCTAACATCAAAAAACGTTACAATAGACTGAAAAAATCAGGCATAATTAAGAATGCAACCGTTATTGTGAATGCAAAAAAATTAGGATACCAAGGCCATTTAAGCCTATACGTAAATGTGAAGTTTAACGAAGAAAAAAAATTCATGGATTATGTCAAACAAATACGGGGCGTAACAACTTATCACGTTGAACTTAATGAAAATTACAATGTGCATGTGTTAATGCCAGTTAAAAGCATGGATGAAATTGAAGCCCGAAAACAACAAATCAAAAATCATCCAACAGTAATTAGTTTGAAAGCCAACCTCTGGACACAAATAGAGCTATTTCCGGAAAATTTGTCAAAATTAGGGTAA
- a CDS encoding Lrp/AsnC family transcriptional regulator — translation MDQLDFDIIKILIKNSRIPFSTISSELGVSTDTIIRRYNKLKEMGAIKPVINVDIFKLGYGVRVWYMISLMHQINTSTTVEEIIKIKDVIRVVKSVGDYDLLVIAAVKDFKHMFEIGRELKKINGVLQIEARQYLPSSDPHILKSAPTGFFNPNLLDKDE, via the coding sequence TTGGATCAGCTAGATTTTGACATAATAAAGATTTTAATTAAAAATTCTAGAATACCTTTTAGCACAATTTCAAGTGAACTTGGAGTCTCCACAGATACAATAATTAGGAGATACAACAAACTCAAAGAAATGGGTGCAATAAAACCGGTAATAAACGTTGATATTTTCAAGCTGGGTTACGGCGTTCGTGTTTGGTACATGATTTCGTTAATGCACCAGATTAACACTTCAACGACAGTTGAAGAAATAATTAAAATAAAAGACGTGATCAGGGTAGTAAAATCTGTAGGGGACTATGACCTTTTAGTAATTGCAGCGGTTAAAGATTTTAAACACATGTTTGAAATCGGAAGAGAACTCAAAAAAATTAATGGAGTTTTGCAAATCGAAGCCAGGCAATACTTGCCATCAAGCGACCCCCACATACTGAAATCTGCACCCACTGGGTTTTTCAATCCCAATCTTTTGGACAAAGATGAATGA